GCTCGTCTTTTCCGGGGTGCCACTGGCGCTGACCGGCGGTGTCGCGGCGCTCTGGCTGCGAGACACTCCGCTGTCCATTTCAGCGGGCGTGGGCTTCATCGCGTTAAGTGGCGTGGCCGTGCTGAACGGCCTGGTGATGATCTCTTTCATCAACAAGCTGCGAGCCGATGGCAAACCGCTAGACGACGCCATCACCGAAGGTTCGCTGACGCGCCTACGTCCCGTGTTGATGACAGCGCTCGTCGCGTCGCTGGGTTTCATTCCGATGGCCCTCGCCACCGGTACCGGCGCGGAAGTGCAGCGTCCGCTGGCCACGGTCGTCATCGGCGGCGTTCTTTCGTCCACAGCGCTGACGTTGCTGGTGCTGCCTGGGCTATACCGCATGTTCACCCGGAAAACAGACGTCGACAAACTGGCTTCGGCCACGCGACCCACTGTCCCGGCCTCGTCCCTCTCGGCCAATGTCTAACTCCAGAGTAAGCTTTTTGTTTGCCTGAGACCTCGCACAGTTTGACAGTTTCGGAACTGATCTGCGGCGGGAGCCTGTATATCGGACAATTCTTTGAGCCACTGTTGAGGGTGTGATCTTGCCCGCCTCTGGATCGCTGAACTCGGTTTCAGATTTTCTCGGGCTATGTTTACGCCTCCAAGCGAGCACGTAAGGCGATCCACAGACCTGCAGCAAACTGGCGTGCCAAATCGCTGGCCGGAGGGCATGCGGCTTGGAGCCACTTCACCTCTGTCACACCTCCGGCTCTTGCGAGGGTCACTGCGTCTAGACATGAGCGCGCTACGCGATCATTCGTTCCACGCGCCGCCGAAGTGTTCGTATGCATATGGACGTTGTGGAATCCGTAAAGTGCTGGCTGGGGTGCAGAAACCTCGCTGCCGAGGGTGAAGGGGAGCCCCGCCAAGCCACAGCGCACTGGATTCAGTTTCCGGATCCGATTGTGAAATGACAATGCCTAGTTTCGTCGATCCGAGCTCGCGTAACTCGGACCTTCGCCAGTTGCTCGTTGCATCTGTTTCAGGGGCGTTGCCATTAGCCCGGTCAGAGTGTGGTCCTCCGGACTCCTGAATTCATCTAGACCAAACCGCAACGTATGCGGATCGTCATTCAGACGATAGCTAAGGAAGAGACGATCCCAGAACGAGAAAAGAGAAGAGTAGTTCGAGTCCGTTTCTGGTTGCCATCGCGAGTGATGGACCTTGTGCATGAAGGGCGTGACAATGATCACACGAAGCGCGCGATCGAGCCAAGCCGGCAGTGCCACGTTGGCGTGGTGCAACTGCACGACGGTGAACATCGCCAACTCGTAGAGCGCCAGCTCCCACAGTTGTAAACCGAACAAAGTAATCAGCGGCACTCGGAGGACGGACGAAAGCACGATTTCGCCGATGTGAAACCGGTTAGCCGTGGTCACATCCATCTTCGGATCTGAATGGTGCATGCGATGGAAGCGCCAAAGAAACAGAACTCGATGGTTCGATCGATGCCACCAGTACATCCAGGCATCAAAGAGCAGAAACGCTAGAGCCAACCGCGCCCAGTTCGGGATCGATAGCCAGTTCAAAAGGCCAAACCCATGGGCCCGTGCCCATTCCGCGGAAGTCCACCACAATGCCACAAACCCAAGTCCGGTGAGCAGCGAGTTAACAATGCCGAGTGCCAGATTTATAAGGCCGTGCCGGACGCGTTCGTGCGTGCTTCCCGCGAAGTAGGCGAAGAACGGCATAAGGCTTTCCCATCCCAACATTAGCGTCAACATCGTGATGGAGCTTATGCTTCGCCACTGATTCAGGTTGTGAAGAGCGTTATCCATCTCTACTCCTTCGCCGCGCGGAATCGCCTGCGATTCGGCCCTTGCGCACATTCTTGCCCGCATTTTTGGTATGGGGCTGGAACAGTGCGGTAAGTGTGCAGTCCGGCTCCAATAAGCTTCTAGCACTCGTCCATGGAAACATTGATCCATCGAGGTTCATAAAGTGGATCAGGTTGGTCTTTCGCAGAAACTTCGTAATTTACGCGGGGTAGTGACTCACCTCTGATGAGGTAGCGAGCGGTCGGCCTAGTTCAGGCGCGCGTGCCACTTGCGCCGCCTGGATCGAGCATTAATCCGTCGCGCGCCGCCCAGATGGCTCAAGTCATTTCTTGCCTGCGTGCGCACATCCAGCAACATGAGCAGCGGACGGTTCGTATACGGTAGCCAAG
This sequence is a window from Verrucomicrobiales bacterium. Protein-coding genes within it:
- a CDS encoding sterol desaturase family protein, yielding MDNALHNLNQWRSISSITMLTLMLGWESLMPFFAYFAGSTHERVRHGLINLALGIVNSLLTGLGFVALWWTSAEWARAHGFGLLNWLSIPNWARLALAFLLFDAWMYWWHRSNHRVLFLWRFHRMHHSDPKMDVTTANRFHIGEIVLSSVLRVPLITLFGLQLWELALYELAMFTVVQLHHANVALPAWLDRALRVIIVTPFMHKVHHSRWQPETDSNYSSLFSFWDRLFLSYRLNDDPHTLRFGLDEFRSPEDHTLTGLMATPLKQMQRATGEGPSYASSDRRN